The following proteins are encoded in a genomic region of Triticum dicoccoides isolate Atlit2015 ecotype Zavitan chromosome 1B, WEW_v2.0, whole genome shotgun sequence:
- the LOC119300187 gene encoding uncharacterized protein LOC119300187 → MLQRQQPFMPYQQQEFPAMAVVAMNNYNIPPMVHQPYYNIPPVVQQPYYNIPPMVQQPYFRQEFSPDFRREFLPDVTRQPLMVQRPYSPYFRREFSPDFRREFLPDVTRQPPTGIDHVLQEQQYMAMTHHQPYFPQQQYMARHQPHFPAAQASRAHGQGSNGAKRRPLSRTIDTDNINVRIREPSKKSRTIREHEPYQNKTIYDYF, encoded by the coding sequence ATGCTCCAGCGACAACAACCATTCATGCCGTACCAGCAGCAGGAGTTTCCTGCCATGGCGGTGGTGGCCATGAATAACTACAATATTCCTCCCATGGTCCACCAGCCGTACTACAATATTCCTCCGGTGGTCCAGCAGCCGTACTACAATATTCCTCCCATGGTGCAGCAGCCGTACTTCAGGCAAGAATTCTCCCCTGATTTCAGGCGAGAATTCCTCCCTGATGTGACGAGGCAGCCCCTGATGGTGCAGCGGCCGTACTCGCCGTACTTCAGGCGAGAATTCTCCCCTGATTTCAGGCGAGAATTCCTCCCTGATGTGACGAGGCAGCCCCCGACGGGCATTGACCATGTGCTCCAGGAGCAGCAGTACATGGCCATGACGCACCATCAACCATACTTCCCACAGCAGCAGTACATGGCGCGCCACCAGCCCCACTTCCCTGCTGCACAGGCTTCTAGAGCTCATGGTCAGGGATCAAACGGTGCTAAGCGTCGACCACTGAGCAGGACTATCGATACGGACAACATCAATGTGCGTATTCGCGAGCCAAGTAAGAAGAGCAGGACTATCCGCGAGCACGAGCCATATCAAAATAAGACCATATATGATTATTTCTGA
- the LOC119300179 gene encoding uncharacterized protein LOC119300179: protein MSAVSSRTGRAPPAAPMATADLEAAIAALPVRKQRLRETFDRLVACAPPHYHLPFTWDDIDAHVSSLHASLALRFRQMQQQQQQPHSGVPVSAPAAPDDEQPHPGVPVSPTATPIGEQPDPCVLVSATHGESIQEDEEMVREEEDASPAQEDDRVEDAGMGFAGRHGARPEELVIKSFLFRCGLTTPGTPAALYFGSHTRRPRLMCIAS, encoded by the coding sequence ATGTCGGCCGTGTCGTCGCGGACTGGTCGCGCCCCGCCGGCGGCGCCGATGGCGACGGCTGACCTGGAGGCCGCCATCGCGGCGCTCCCCGTCAGGAAGCAGCGCCTGCGGGAGACCTTCGACCGCCTCGTCGCCTGCGCGCCGCCCCATTACCATCTCCCCTTCACCTGGGACGACATCGACGCCCATGTCTCCTCCCTCCACGCCTCCCTCGCCCTCCGCTTCCGCcagatgcagcagcagcagcagcagccacacTCCGGCGTCCCCGTGTCCGCACCCGCGGCCCCCGACGACGAGCAGCCCCACCCCGGCGTCCCCGTGTCCCCCACCGCAACCCCCATCGGCGAGCAGCCCGACCCTTGCGTCCTCGTGTCCGCAACCCACGGCGAGTCCATccaggaggacgaggagatggttagggaggaggaagacgcctctcctGCTCAAGAGGATGATAGAGTGGAGGACGCAGGCATGGGCTTTGCGGGGCGCCATGGCGCCAGGCCGGAGGAACTCGTGATCAAGAGTTTCCTGTTCCGGTGCGGGCTCACTACGCCCGGGACGCCGGCAGCCCTATACTTCGGCAGCCATACACGGCGTCCCCGCCTGATGTGCATAGCCAGCTGA